The sequence below is a genomic window from Chitinivibrionales bacterium.
AGGCAAGAAAAAACTTAAAAAATATGTTGACAACAGAAAGCTATCGACCAAAATAAACAGGGCAAAATTGATAAGGTATGTTGTAAATAAAAATGGCCGTCATGTTCTGAAACACATAACTGCAATAAAAACAAAAGATTAAGCCTGGATTAACGAAGTGAAAGGAAACACTTTGTGCGCCTGTGCCAAAAAAAACAATGGTACCGGACATGCCGGGGCCCGGTTTCCCCGGGCGCTTTCAGGCAGGGGAAAACAAAATTATCCCATGTATTTGTTGCCTGTGTAAATGCTCGCATTATATTTTAGAACTGTTTGACATGTAAGTGTTATACCTTCGTGCGGGGGCGGAATTGTCAATTCCCCGGCGGGTTTTGTTGTAAAGGTAACAAATATAATCCATTAAGTGTCGCATGGTTAGCAGAAAGCATATAAATATGCAAAAGAATATCGGTAAAGTGGGACCGGGTACATTCGCATTCTATTCCAAGTGGTACCATTCCGCGATATGGGCCGTTCTTACCTTTTTCAAGTTTAAGAGGAATTACAAAGCCCTTTCAAAAGTGCTTTATCCGGAAATTACGCCGGACCAGGCAAAGAGTTCTATCCAATTATTAACGAAGCTCGGTTTTCTCAAGAAGAACGAGCAGGGGTATCTGGAACCAACCGACCGGAGTATCAGTTCCGGAGAGACTGAAAATTCGCCCGAGGTTAGCGAATTTCATGAGCAGACAATGTCCCTTGCCAGGGAAGCCATGAATAAGGTCCCGCTGGACCAGCGGGAGATGTCCACAATGACTATCAGCATTTCCGACCGGACGTATAAAGAAGTATTAAACACAATCAAAGCGTGTCGGCAGCAACTGTTTAAAATTGCCCGGAATGATAAAACCCCTCGAAGGGTATTCCAAATCAATTTCCAGGTTTTCCCTCTCTCTAAAGGAATGTGACTATGGCTTTTTTGCGATTACTATCCATACCGGCCCTGTTAAGCCTTGTTTTGTGCTCTAATTTTGGCATGGATTCCGGCGATGGATCCGCTGTTTCCGACGGCACCGACGGCGGTGGTGCATCAGAGACTGTCGGCATAATTTATAACGCGCGTAATACGCCAGCCGAGAGTGCATGGGTATATGTCGTGCCCGAATCGCATAATCCTTACCGGGACAGCGGAAGCTATCTTGATTCCCTGCAAACCGACAGCGCAGGAGCATACCGGCTGGACCTCCAGTATAGCGGCAAGGTCAATATTCTGGCTCTGAAAGGGAACACCCGGGCATTCAGGTCGTCGGTATCTCTCGATAACAGCGTATCCGGCGATGCCACCGATACACTGCGGGATACGCTGAAAGCACCCGGTTCCCTGAGCGGGGTCGTGCGGCTTCAGCCCGGTGATGACTCCAGGTACGTGCTGGTTCTCGTGATGGGCACCAACAGGCTCTTCTCACCCCTCGATTCGATCGGGAATTTTGTTCTCGATGCACTGGCTGAAGGCACCTATGATGTGCGGTTTATTGTGGTATCCGGAAACTATGTCCCCTTTGATACGGTGATGACAATCACCTCCGGGGTGAACAGGTCGCTTGCTGATACGCTCTTTCTCGAATATACGGGAATTCCGGTACCCCGGGGGGTGGAAATCGATTATGATTCATTGAGCCCTCTGGTGTCATTTCAATGGGATATGTTGGATACTTCGTTAATTGGGGGATATAATATCTACCGTCGAACAACGGATTCCAATCCGAAGCAATTGAATGAAGGCGTAGTAGATGATACCTTTTTCATTGACTCATTAAATGGTGGCCCCGATTTTGATACGAAGTACTCCTATTCTGTTGTTGCGGTTGATAAGAGCGGCAATGAAGGGCAAAAAGCCTGCGAGGTGGATGTTACTGTTAAGGGCAAGTGCAGAGGATGGACACAATTGAATCCGATTTCTCCCCGCACGAATGCTCATGCCTGTGTGATAAACGGCACAATCTATCTTCTGGGCGGAGAAAATAATGATGGACCGCTGGGTGATGTCTGGCGGTATGATCTCGCTAATGATTCCTGGACCCGGTTGGCATCGATTCCCGAGCCGAGAAAGGGAGCGTGTGTGGTTGCTGTGGATACTTCAATAGTGTACTTTGGGGGAATGAATGAGAATTGGTTATCATCATTTTACAAATTTATTCCGGAAAGTAATACCTGGATATTAGTTGATAACGATTGGGTCCTTTCGTATAATGCTGTAGCCTGCACACATTTATCTACTGTTTATTGTATCGGTGGAGAACGCATTACAGGAGGAATAAGTGATTCAACGATCGCATTTGAAATGGATGATTTCAGCTTGTTTTATGATCTTGGACTAATGAACATTGCCAGAACAAATCATTCAATAGTTGAGCTGGATTCCCTTTTAGTATCACTTGGCGGTTGGGACGGCGAATTACCGTTAACTTCGGTTGAAATATATGATCCTGTATCAGACAACTGGCAAATAAAATCTTCTCTCCAATACGGCCGCAAATCGCTTGCATGTGCCTCGATTGACGGCAACGTATATGCTATAGGCGGAGAAGGGGTGTCGAAAATCCTTGACGTCAATGAATGTTATAATCCTCAAACAGATTCATGGGAGCTGAAATCACCTATGCCGACGGCACGAAAAGGAGCCGCCGCGGCTGTTGTCGATAATAAAATTTATGTAATCGGCGGCTCCGATGCTAACGGAATTCTTGGTGTTGTTGAAGTATATGATCCGCTGTCGGATTTTTAATCCCCTTTTGCAGCTACTGCAACTTCTTAACCTTTTTTTCCAGTTCCTCGACTCTTTCGACTAATTGCTCGATTGCTCGTAGATTCAATTGAACTGAATGTCCTATCGATCTACAGAGCAATTTCTCTTTTTTCTTTACATATTTTTTCCTGTTTTTGGCAGTGGGCTGGAATGTTTTCGGCATTTTTCTTCCGGTAGATTTGCTATGCCACCGCTCCTCTTCTGTAACAACTTTGACTTTTTCCGGAAGTGTCGCATGGTCGACGTCGGTCCACTCTTTTGCATTTCTTTTTTTTGACTTGATTTTTTTTATCGCCTTAAGTGCGTCACCTTTATATAAAGGTGAATATTCAATATAATCATCCGCTCTCACATATCCACCGACGTCAAGGGTATATGACGGTGTTGTGTCGCATATTCCTACCCTTCCATAGGGTCCGCACACCGAAAGCCCGGTCACCATCGTATCCTGCCCCGAGCCGGTAGCATCCGACACATCGATATCAACCCTGCCGTCCCAGTTGTTATTGTCGATACCCTTGATCCGGGCCATTTTGCAGTTGCTGCTATTACCGATAAAGAGAATTCCTACACCATGGCCGGAACCACCGGCAGTGCCCTCAAGTCGAAGAATATCACTGTAGGAATAATTTGACGTTGTCTTTTTGACATGCATTTGCTCCGATGCTGCCTGGATACCGGCACCCAATTTTCCGTTTGTTCCAACATCACCAGGGTTGCTTCCACTTGTTCCGAGATAACTTGCCATAAAGACCTCCTTAGTCGTGGGGGGGGGAGTAGTATGAAACTTTTACAATGAGTCAATAAATGCTGTTGAGGTACGGGGTGTTTAAATGAAACGTTCTCATGGGCCCATAATGATACCTCCTTCCTTTTTATCGAATATATAGATTCTTTCCTGATGTATCGTGTACTTTCAAGCATTTTAAAGCCCCCCATAAAAAAAAAGTGTACAATAGTTATTGTACGCTTTTTTTAAAAAAGTCTTGACAGAGAATTTTGTCTATGGAGACGGCAAAAAAATTAACAAATAAGTTGTGGTAATATGTCAAAATAACAACAAAAAAGTAACCCCCTGTTGTACACTTTTTGAAAAAGGACACTTGATCCGACAAACATATTGAATTATCATTATTATATTGCGATTACCTGATTAAATGGCTATATTCTCCGTCATTCCGGCTTCCACCGGAATCTGATCCAACCGGGTAGTTGCTCTTGTTATTACTGTTACAGATAAAAACGTACCGGAAGAGTTCTCCGGTCGAAAAAATGGACATATATGAAAAAGCCACATGTTCTTCTGGTAGAAGACGACGAACATCTTGTCGATTTATATGCATCGATGATCAAATTGATGGAATGGGTCCCGGTTGTATGCAGGAAGGGCGGGGAGGCTTTGAAGATATTCGAAAGCGCTGAATTCCCTGTAGCGGTAATCCTTCTGGACCTTATCCTTCCGGACATACACGGCATTGAATGTATCTGCCGGTTTAAAAAGACCGACCCGCGCGTTCCCGTTGTTGTTTGCACCGGAAGTGAGCATATGAATGAAATTGCCCTGTTAAAAGCTGAGGGCGCCTTTGACATTTTAAGTAAGCCTTTTGTGGCGAATGATTTAATTGCAATGTTGAAAAGAGCCGTGGGGGAGATATAAAGCCTGGATCGAATCGGATACGGGCAACCAGACCGATACGGTAAGTTACGGAGCTTTCGAGCGTGATGAAGAAAACCTGTTGCTGAAAACCAATGACGCCAATAACCGGAACTATCATTTAATGGGTCCTGGCATGAAAAGCTTGACTAATTATACGATATTTGGTAAATTTAAGTTTGACAGCAGTAATGCCGAATTCGGCATGAAT
It includes:
- a CDS encoding TIGR02147 family protein, whose translation is MVSRKHINMQKNIGKVGPGTFAFYSKWYHSAIWAVLTFFKFKRNYKALSKVLYPEITPDQAKSSIQLLTKLGFLKKNEQGYLEPTDRSISSGETENSPEVSEFHEQTMSLAREAMNKVPLDQREMSTMTISISDRTYKEVLNTIKACRQQLFKIARNDKTPRRVFQINFQVFPLSKGM
- a CDS encoding response regulator, with the protein product MKKPHVLLVEDDEHLVDLYASMIKLMEWVPVVCRKGGEALKIFESAEFPVAVILLDLILPDIHGIECICRFKKTDPRVPVVVCTGSEHMNEIALLKAEGAFDILSKPFVANDLIAMLKRAVGEI